In Bacillota bacterium, the genomic window CCCATGCATCTCGTAGATCCCGTCAAAAAGAGAGACCCTAAAGTGTCGACCCCAAAAAAAAGGGGCAATTTTAGACGGGATTAACGGGATTAGCGGGATAGAGATGAAAAACAAAAAGAAAAGGCAAAGGGCATTTAGACAGGATTATAGGATTGCAGGATAAGGGATAAAGGGATTAAAGAAAGGCAAAAACCCAAAGATAGCTTTTTATTGAACAACTTGTATGCAAAGGAATAGCAAAGGAACGCCAGCAAAGCCAAAAATCCTAATAATCCTGTAATCCTGTCAAAAAAACAACCCTAAAGAAATACCCCAAATGTTTTCCAAAAAGGAATACCCAAAAATGTTCTCTTGTCTAAAAAATCCCCCAACAGTAACCGATTTCAAACCAGGTGCATATTATGGCCCAGAAGGGGGTGGCAGACTTGATGTTTAAGATCTCTGACCTGGGCCGCAAGGATATTATAAATGTATCTGACGGCGTCAAGCTGGGGGCCGTAAAGGATATGCACCTGGACCTTGACAGTGGTGCTGTCAAAGCCATAGTATTACAGGGTCCGAAAAAATATTTTAGGCTGTTTGGGGCCGGCCAGGATGTGGTGGTATCCTGGGAGAAAGTAAAGAAAGTTGGTCAGGATGCGGTATTGGTTGAAATATAAATTAGTAATTGATCATATATAGTAAATAGCAAACAACTTTTCAAATTGACGGGAATTGTTGGTTCTGTTACAATAAGAAAAACATAAGAGTTTAAGGCCCCAAATTTTTTTGGGGCGATTTTTGTGCCGGATACATACCGGTAAGAAAAAGCCTTATATATAGGCTGTTTTAAGAAGGAGGTTATAGTAAATTGGCAAAACGTCTGTTTACTTCTGAATCGGTGACAGAGGGTCACCCGGATAAGATTGCCGACCAGGTTTCAGATTCGGTTTTAGATGCCATACTGGCGGAAGACCCGGCCGGCAGAGTGGCCTGTGAAACTTTTGTAAC contains:
- a CDS encoding YlmC/YmxH family sporulation protein yields the protein MFKISDLGRKDIINVSDGVKLGAVKDMHLDLDSGAVKAIVLQGPKKYFRLFGAGQDVVVSWEKVKKVGQDAVLVEI